One window from the genome of Canis aureus isolate CA01 chromosome 18, VMU_Caureus_v.1.0, whole genome shotgun sequence encodes:
- the LOC144288745 gene encoding uncharacterized protein LOC144288745, translated as MPVAELKPMYMVVTPLIHCPDLEEPPAPLAALDEEQAPEPTIKVPKVPEQPPVSVEQPASAPEQPHELRQEATPATIVGPNEASGPELIEPVTAARAECLARAEMPAAESEPMHLVVTPLIHCLDVEEPSAPLAALEEEQTLGPAIKAHEVLDQPTDSVEQPNSATEQHHESHQEPARTTTVGSAEASGPDLFQLGTAVSAECLA; from the coding sequence ATGCCAGTTGCTGAGTTGAAGCCAATGTACATGGTGGTCACACCTCTGATTCACTGTCCCGacctggaggagccacctgcACCCTTGGCTGCCCTGGATGAGGAGCAGGCCCCGGAGCCTACAATCAAGGTCCCCAAAGTGCCGGAGCAGCCACCTGTCTCAGTGGAGCAACCAGCTTCAGCCCCTGAGCAACCTCATGAACTACGTCAAGAAGCCACCCCAGCTACTATTGTGGGGCCTAATGAAGCTTCAGGGCCTGAGTTGATCGAGCCGGTCACGGCGGCTAGAGCTGAGTGCTTGGCCCGAGCCGAGATGCCAGCTGCTGAGTCTGAGCCAATGCACCTGGTGGTCACACCTCTGATTCACTGTCTTGACGTGGAGGAGCCATCTGCACCCTTAGCTGCGCTGGAGGAGGAACAGACCCTAGGCCCAGCAATCAAGGCCCATGAAGTACTGGATCAGCCAACAGACTCAGTGGAGCAACCGAATTCGGCCACTGAGCAACACCATGAATCTCATCAAGAGCCCGCCAGAACTACTACAGTGGGGTCAGCTGAAGCTTCTGGGCCTGATCTGTTCCAGCTGGGCACGGCTGTCAGTGCTGAGTGCTTGGCCTGA